The sequence GTGGTTGATATAACATTGAGTtgaactcttcttcttcttcttttattttattttttaaaaattttgcaaggtAAATAGGGGGAGGGTGCTGAACGCTGATGATGAGGTTCGAAACCTAGTGCCCAAATTAACATCACTAAAGGTACTGGAATCAGTGGTGTATTCTTGAACTCTAACTTACATATATATtggtttaagatttttaaataaGGTGGGATCCTACTATGTGTATCTAGTTCTTTAGCAAAAAAGTTCTTACCTAAAGAACTTTCTAAACTTTTTCACTCCCTAACTTCCTTTTCCCATTTATCCCTATAGCATATATTGCCTTTTCTACTTTAGAGACACATGTATGGGACACACTCCGAATAAGTTTCTAAAAGTAGAAaatctcatctctctcactctctctaaaGCATGgctttaaaattctaaaatgtgattggaatttttttagtatGCATGAGTCTTAAACTAATTAAACTCTTATTTTTTTGAGTGAATGTACTTTTTGTACAATATCAATCCAATAAGAgactatttaaattatatatctaCATAAGTAAAATCACTCCATTGTTCAACATAACATTTGAAGGTGTGGAATAAGGTCATCATATATAAGccgcccccccccccaaaaaaaaagaaaaagaaaaaaagaagaagtaggaTTGtcatttggatgtttttaatcTTTTACAATAATTCGTAGTAGTTCCATTCCTCACCAGGACTTGTACTAAGACATCCAGCAATCCACTAAGCAGTACGCTTTTATGCTGACCAAAAGGATTTGTGTGGGAATGAGTAGGGATTGTATTGTAGCTGTTGTATAGGGAAAATATGAACATTAATTCTACGAGGAAACGAAATCTCCCTTCTTTCCGTCCTAGTTACATATATTCCTacttataatgataatttttttactgttgGGTATTTTAGTGTTGAAAAATTCTATGATAAGGTTTGAATGTAATTGTTGAACCATTTTGAATTGTATTTGTTAGGTGTCCTTGAGGTTAAAGATAGAAGTTTGTTGTTCATTGGTAAGTTTTCAGACTTTGGTCAAGCGAAATTTATGATTAGTcgagtaaaaataataattttggatAGAAACTTTCGCTTGAGTGAATCCTTTAAGGAAAGCACTAACTGGGTTTTCACTACTGTTTTTGTGGCCAATCATACTTCATAACCTGCACCTATAAGCATGGAAATTTAACCCTAATATTCAAAGAAGGATGACATCTGtacaaaacctaaaaaacaCAATTTGAAGCCTTCTAGTTATTCCTGCCTTTTATATTGCCTATGCTTGAGAGGTTTTACACTACCAAAAGATCACCTTCTATGTTGTTGGAATGCTATTTGAAACCACAAAGACTATTACAAATCTTAAACAAGTCttgaaataataaacaaattggCTTGGCAGTCGGCGAATTGATTCTCAGCATCAGGTGATTGTAAAGGATCAAAGCAAGAGTTTATAGTTGCTAGTAGAAGTGGGGAGCTGGGGTACGCTGTCTATCTACTTGTTCGAAAAGTCTAGTGAGTATCTGTACCCACAACAACCTTCATAGTGGATCTGATGAGCTAGGTTTTGCCCTGAAGTATTTTTACCTATTCGGTTTTTTCTCTGTGAACAAATCTTATCTCTCTATGTATGAGttgttcatgttttttttttttttttttttttttttgagaaggatgttgTTATATGCTTGACTATTCATGATACATTGCATATATGGACTTAATAATTGAACAAATAATTAATGAGAATTGATACTCTCTCCATCCCAAATTGTTTGGCCAATATTCTATTTTGGGATGTCTCAAAATTATGTcttatttaaaaagtcaaacactattaatttactaacatcccctttatgctcttaatttatttgtgggaacattttttttataaaaattaaaaacctaaatcATGAAATCCACTATACATGCATGCCATCcttattcaaatttaaaaattaaaaaaaaaaaaagaccttcaacaaagaaaaacaaatttgtttaagggtaatttaggaaatttttaacttttttcaaAGAGATAAGGTAGTTAATGATGTTTTCCTAAATAATTGAGTTTTTCTAACTAGGCCTAACAATTTGGGATGGAGGGAGTATATAGTGAGCCGTATTATAGGATAGGAATGTGAACACATTTTTCAATAACTATAAAAAATacaaccaagaaggactattCCATCTAATTCCATTTCTAGGTGTTGATTTTTATAGAGAAAATGTTTGGCactaaacatgtttggagcctTAGACTTCAACCCTTAATAAGAAGATGACATGCGTTCCTGTCATGTGAAAAATACATAACTCACTTGGTTAGTTTGATTAGGTATAATTAAGTGAGTTATGTACATTGCACATGAAAAAAACACTTATAGTCTTTCTATATTGTAAGTTGAAACTTAAGACTTCACAAACAAGTTTAGAGCCAAagtaatttatctttttttatagaCACCTTAGGTGATCATGTGTGTGGATCTTACAACTACCTACAAATTGAAAAGACAAAATTTCATGGATATGGGCCTGAGATTTCACCCTGGACTATGgagtcttttttttcccccttatcttctttctttctcccacTTAACAAAAGCCTTAACCCAATAGAAGAGGACTAGGTGAGGAGTGCTAATTTCCCATCTAACCGATCTCTAACTACACAtatttgttctttttctctcttaaaaaaaaacttttttcttttctcctttttttttttttttttttaaggcaatGATACCTGGCATTGGCATGTAGCTAGCTCGCGTCAAAATAACCAACTTGTTATTTTTGATGAATTCTTATCTTGTCCTGTTAAGATAAAGGTCAGAGAATATGTACACATgacgtcaaaaaaaaaaggtcagaGAATATGTACACATCAAAGGTAGAGAAatcgtgtgtgtatatatatatatattaacttttttttctttccctttttttaagGCAGTGTGGCCTGGCATGTATTTTTTTAGTGCAGCCTTACGTATTGttattttgatgaattcttATCTTGTCCCattaattaaaggaaaaaaagtggGTCTAGGACTCTAGGGAATATATATTGTGCACATCAAAAGTATATGAatagtacatatatatatatatatataataacaataataatttcacTAACTAAAATATATTCTGTCCGTCATATGAtagctatatatataatcatttgtgtttaagaaattaaaaaagaaaaagaaaaagaaaaaaaaagaagaagaaggtataCCTAAACTACGTCGTTAATTTAGTCCTTTGTTGAACATAATTAAATAACTGTCTCCGTCTTCAAAGCCTAACCGACCAACTAAGAAAGAATGTATCTTTAACACTTTGACCTCTTCTGGGTTTTACTTTAACCCCCATATATAGAACCTGCATGTGCAGAATATACATAATTATCAAAAGGCCCTAACCTTAAACCCATTTAGGGTAGGGGTTAGAGGCTTATTAATTGGCAATGCATATACATATGGGATCAGCTACAGGTCCTCATGATGATGACTGCTTGCCCAGAACATCACAAAAAGACTACTCGCCCAAATCTCGTCGTGGTCAATTGCTAAACGCGTGGAAAAGTACATTAACATACCAAAGGTTACCTAAAGAGCCTCTCAACCTCTCAATTCTCAAATTGGATGGCTCATGCTTTGGTATATATACTTTCTCCCATTCAATACtgttgtgtatatatatatatatatatgtgcatgAATCGTGTAATattgcatgcatgcatgcaggCAGGTACGTACATGTATATAGAAATGCATGCGtatatattaattgttgttaatgtacaagatatatatatatatatatatgcataagTTTGTTAATTTGGATGTGATTACATAtcggaaaattttaatttatgtcaAGCAGGGGTGCAAGTTGGGAGGAAGGCAACAATAGCGGAACTGAAAGAGGCGGTGGAAGAGGTTTTTACTGGTCAGTTTACGCCGGATGGAGAAATTTCATGGTAAGTATTGAATTGTCAGCTATAtattagacctttttttttttaataaattttttgggaACCAAAATAGGATGAAGCAATTaagcattaaaaaataataattgcgATGCATATGGATATATATGGTAAATGTCACTAGTATATTTTTGTGGAAATTAATTCTATTGAGCTTTATACTAATTAAACCAAACTATATGACAAAACCTTGACTAaattcctttttccttttcggtttcttttctaatttcttCAATATTCCAGGCATAAACTGTATGATtaaggtttttcttttgaaagcaAGCAGGAACTTTTATTAGAACATAGTATCAAACTCAGTTACAGAAGTCATAGTCCAAAGGCATATTAGTATACAATCACAGTTGTggatacaaagaaaaaaaatatatcaactaATAAGAACACAGCTACAGCTACAATAATTCAATCAGCTTTAACCCAATAACAGCATAAAGCCTAAAACAGAATGAATGAACCTTTCTTTAGCAGCTACATGCGTTTTTAGTTTAGACTTGATGGACTAGACAATACTTATTTTAGACTTGACTTGTTCACCAAAGACaattttgtttcttaatttAAATCCAAATATGCATGGTAGGCCGTAGCTCCCCCATGAGAGCTTACTAATAACAGCTTGTAGATTACTCCCTTTCCATTTGTTAATATCCTAATCCACCACATTTTCCCATTCAATTAGTGGGTTAGAGTTCAAACAAATATCCATGGTCTTTTTCCAAACTCTCATTGTGAAACCACACTCAAAGAACAAATAATCTCTGCAGTCAATATTCTCAGGCCATATTAAGTATATAAAATCCCATTCGGGTGCCACCAAATTTGTGTGCAGGTCTCATGTATGGGGTCATTTTTGCTTAAGCTACCAAGGCCAGAAACTAGTTGATGACAAAGCATATATCCGGCTATTTGGAATCAAGGATGGGGTTCAGGTTTGCTATATATTCCATCTTCTTGTTTGGAGTTTgagaatgtatatatatactagtcatATGAATGGATTCTCGTACGTTGTTTGGTGGTAGCACGACGTTTTCAAGCTCAATTAGTCAGATTCTATTCATTTTTGCTTTCTAATCAAGTTGAACTGTTTAGATCAGGAtcttcatataaaataaattttgagaCAACAGAATATTTTACAATGATTGATTTGTAGAAAGTAATTTTGTAGTATGTATTTAGCCTAAAAATGCTTCACTGATGACAGAAAAGTTACTCACTTGGTAAA is a genomic window of Quercus lobata isolate SW786 chromosome 2, ValleyOak3.0 Primary Assembly, whole genome shotgun sequence containing:
- the LOC115977100 gene encoding U11/U12 small nuclear ribonucleoprotein 25 kDa protein-like isoform X2, with translation MHIHMGSATGPHDDDCLPRTSQKDYSPKSRRGQLLNAWKSTLTYQRLPKEPLNLSILKLDGSCFGVQVGRKATIAELKEAVEEVFTGQFTPDGEISWSHVWGHFCLSYQGQKLVDDKAYIRLFGIKDGVQLCFCPVSFN
- the LOC115977100 gene encoding uncharacterized protein LOC115977100 isoform X1, with the translated sequence MHIHMGSATGPHDDDCLPRTSQKDYSPKSRRGQLLNAWKSTLTYQRLPKEPLNLSILKLDGSCFGVQVGRKATIAELKEAVEEVFTGQFTPDGEISCFVFARYLSINRGQDKRPIKHRTAAYQHSTACGLVVEMISTLMLEGLLMDLAESFT